A genomic segment from Haloarchaeobius salinus encodes:
- a CDS encoding HalOD1 output domain-containing protein, whose amino-acid sequence MNQGSTTNGDAGTIDEYDTEFEQHGDESVATTIAVAVAEATGQDVTELDPLGSTIDCESLDSLVRSAGSPLSVSFLYEGCRIFVSGDGTIEITLL is encoded by the coding sequence ATGAACCAGGGAAGCACCACAAACGGTGACGCGGGCACCATCGATGAGTACGACACGGAGTTCGAACAGCACGGCGACGAGTCGGTCGCGACGACGATCGCGGTCGCTGTCGCAGAAGCGACGGGACAGGACGTAACGGAGCTGGACCCACTCGGTTCGACGATCGATTGCGAATCGCTGGACTCGCTCGTCAGATCTGCGGGGTCCCCACTCTCGGTCTCCTTCCTCTACGAGGGGTGCCGTATCTTCGTCTCCGGCGACGGAACCATCGAGATAACCCTACTCTGA
- the glmS gene encoding glutamine--fructose-6-phosphate transaminase (isomerizing), whose translation MCGIIGYVGTDGAVDTLLDGLANLEYRGYDSAGVAVRDSDITVCKREGELSALETALDGRSIAGSVGIGHTRWSTHGEPSDRNAHPHTDCRGRVAVVHNGIVENHDELRSELEAAGHEFESDTDTEVIPHLIESARREGLDPEAAFRRAVDRLEGSFAVVVVFADDDRLFATREGSPLVLGLDGNEFYLASDVPAFLEHTNDVVYIEDGDVVVLSRDGPTVSSPFGEDVSPDRETVDWSPEDATKRGYDHFMLKEIHEQPHAVRQSIQGRIPDGREYLALDEFEPGEFADVRDVQFVACGTSYHAALYARQFLLDRGIPSNVHSAGEYATNPPPLEEDTLVVGVTQSGETADTLASLRHAQDAGARTLAVTNVVGSTAAREFDDALFIRAGPEIGVAATKTFSSQVVTLALLAEVLTRDRTGSYSDSLDTLLSGLESLPDQLESLLGTNEVSHLIESYRGQDAYFFIGRAEGYPVALEGALKFKEITYEHAEGFAAGELKHGPLALVGPKTPVFAVFTGRNVEKTLGNVQEVKARGAPVIGITHQDHDKVTAVVDDVLTIPETVPCLRGLLANVQLQLVSYHVADALGRDIDKPRNLAKSVTVE comes from the coding sequence ATGTGTGGCATCATCGGGTACGTCGGAACGGACGGTGCCGTCGACACGTTGCTCGACGGTCTCGCCAATCTGGAGTATCGGGGATACGACTCCGCTGGTGTCGCCGTCCGCGACAGCGACATCACCGTCTGCAAACGTGAGGGTGAGCTCTCGGCGCTGGAGACTGCGCTGGACGGTCGCTCGATCGCGGGCTCAGTCGGCATCGGCCACACACGGTGGAGCACCCACGGCGAGCCGAGCGACCGCAACGCACACCCCCACACCGACTGCCGCGGGCGGGTGGCGGTCGTCCACAACGGCATCGTCGAGAACCACGACGAGCTCCGCAGCGAACTCGAGGCCGCGGGACACGAGTTCGAGAGCGACACCGACACCGAGGTGATCCCCCACCTCATCGAGTCGGCGAGGCGCGAGGGACTCGACCCCGAGGCCGCGTTCAGGCGGGCCGTCGACCGGCTGGAGGGGAGCTTCGCCGTCGTCGTCGTGTTCGCGGACGACGACCGGCTGTTCGCAACCCGCGAGGGCTCGCCGCTCGTCCTCGGGCTTGACGGGAACGAGTTCTACCTCGCGAGCGACGTGCCGGCGTTCCTCGAACACACCAACGACGTGGTGTACATCGAGGACGGTGACGTGGTCGTACTGTCCCGCGACGGTCCGACGGTCAGCAGTCCGTTCGGCGAGGACGTGTCGCCGGACCGCGAGACCGTCGACTGGAGCCCGGAGGACGCGACCAAGCGCGGCTACGACCACTTCATGCTGAAGGAGATCCACGAGCAACCCCACGCGGTCAGACAGAGCATCCAGGGCCGCATTCCCGACGGTCGGGAGTACCTCGCGCTCGACGAGTTCGAGCCGGGGGAGTTCGCGGACGTCCGCGACGTGCAGTTCGTCGCCTGCGGGACCTCGTACCACGCCGCCCTCTACGCGCGGCAGTTCCTCCTCGACCGCGGCATCCCGTCGAACGTCCACAGTGCTGGCGAGTACGCGACGAACCCGCCACCACTGGAGGAAGACACCCTCGTGGTGGGTGTCACACAGAGCGGCGAGACCGCCGACACGCTCGCGTCGCTCCGGCACGCGCAGGACGCCGGGGCACGCACGCTCGCGGTGACGAACGTGGTCGGGTCGACCGCGGCCCGTGAGTTCGACGACGCCCTGTTCATCCGGGCCGGCCCGGAGATCGGTGTCGCCGCGACCAAGACGTTCTCGTCGCAGGTGGTGACGCTCGCGCTGCTCGCTGAGGTGCTCACCCGGGACCGCACCGGCTCCTACAGCGACTCGCTCGACACGCTGCTCTCGGGGCTCGAGTCGCTCCCGGACCAGCTCGAGTCGCTCCTCGGGACCAACGAGGTCTCGCACCTGATCGAGAGCTACCGCGGACAGGACGCGTACTTCTTCATCGGGCGCGCGGAGGGCTACCCCGTCGCGCTGGAGGGTGCACTGAAGTTCAAGGAGATCACCTACGAGCACGCGGAGGGGTTCGCAGCGGGCGAGCTGAAACACGGCCCGCTCGCGCTCGTCGGGCCTAAGACACCGGTGTTCGCCGTCTTCACCGGTCGCAACGTCGAGAAGACCCTCGGCAACGTCCAGGAGGTCAAAGCCCGGGGGGCACCGGTCATCGGGATCACCCACCAGGATCACGACAAGGTGACGGCCGTCGTCGACGACGTACTCACGATTCCGGAGACCGTCCCGTGTCTGCGCGGGCTCCTCGCGAACGTACAGCTCCAGCTCGTCTCGTATCACGTCGCCGACGCCCTCGGGCGCGACATCGACAAACCACGGAATCTCGCCAAGAGCGTCACGGTGGAGTGA
- a CDS encoding DUF7563 family protein, giving the protein MEHVHPDEGTDQTTCENCGTHVSASFVRVFGDNEGTLHRCSECTTVSELMDGLGSGPRQ; this is encoded by the coding sequence ATGGAACACGTCCATCCCGACGAAGGCACCGACCAGACGACCTGCGAGAACTGCGGGACGCACGTCTCCGCCAGCTTCGTCCGGGTCTTCGGAGACAACGAGGGGACGCTCCACCGCTGCTCGGAGTGTACCACGGTGAGCGAGCTGATGGACGGGCTGGGGAGCGGTCCCCGACAGTGA
- a CDS encoding DUF7344 domain-containing protein, giving the protein MSETEGEGLTQDVVFDILSNSRRRFILSRLQKRDEPIELMDLANQIAAWENDTTVDELTDKQSKRVYVSVYQTHVPKLESVGLITYDPDTGLIELADQAREIDRYMPDQEEEEVPWHRYYVALAGLSAAFFLLVIANVPVLGALSTPVAGVVIVVAFAMLSTVHFITNRRRNSEMDSIPVQRGGR; this is encoded by the coding sequence ATGTCAGAAACAGAGGGAGAGGGGCTGACCCAGGACGTCGTGTTCGACATCCTCAGCAACTCGCGTCGCCGGTTCATCCTCTCACGACTGCAGAAGCGGGACGAACCGATAGAGCTGATGGACCTCGCCAACCAGATCGCCGCGTGGGAGAACGATACGACCGTGGATGAACTCACCGACAAACAGAGTAAGCGGGTGTACGTCTCGGTCTACCAGACACACGTCCCGAAGCTGGAGTCGGTCGGGCTCATCACCTACGACCCCGACACCGGTCTCATCGAACTCGCCGACCAGGCCCGCGAGATCGACCGCTACATGCCGGACCAGGAGGAGGAGGAGGTACCGTGGCACCGATACTACGTCGCGCTCGCGGGGCTGTCGGCCGCCTTCTTCCTGCTCGTCATCGCCAACGTCCCAGTTCTGGGCGCGTTGAGCACTCCGGTGGCGGGTGTCGTCATCGTCGTCGCGTTCGCCATGTTGTCCACAGTACACTTCATCACGAACCGCCGCCGTAACAGCGAGATGGACAGCATCCCGGTCCAGCGGGGTGGGCGCTGA
- a CDS encoding DUF7344 domain-containing protein, which yields MDDQESSTATGRELPLDIVFEIIRNERRRLVLQYLDETEEETVALGDLAEHIAAIENDTTKQALSAQQRKRVYVGLYQCHLPKMADSGIVAFDKNRGTISQGPNVDQLEPYLNVDTDRDDGSRQAVMLGSVAVIGYALAAFGGFPGVVAGGLVVFTSLLVLALSGDGQFPTGWSE from the coding sequence GTGGACGACCAGGAGTCGTCGACAGCCACGGGCCGCGAGCTACCGCTCGACATCGTCTTCGAGATTATACGAAACGAACGTCGACGGCTGGTGTTGCAGTACCTCGACGAGACCGAGGAGGAGACGGTCGCGCTGGGCGATCTCGCGGAGCACATCGCGGCCATCGAGAACGACACGACGAAACAGGCCCTGTCGGCGCAACAGCGCAAACGCGTCTACGTCGGCCTCTACCAGTGCCACCTGCCGAAGATGGCGGACTCCGGTATCGTCGCGTTCGACAAGAACCGGGGGACCATCTCGCAGGGACCGAACGTCGACCAGCTCGAGCCGTATCTCAACGTGGACACGGACCGCGACGACGGCTCGCGGCAGGCGGTCATGCTCGGAAGCGTGGCCGTCATCGGGTACGCTCTCGCGGCGTTCGGCGGCTTCCCGGGGGTCGTCGCGGGTGGTCTCGTCGTCTTCACCTCCCTGCTGGTGCTGGCGCTGAGCGGCGACGGCCAGTTCCCGACGGGATGGAGCGAGTGA
- a CDS encoding winged helix-turn-helix domain-containing protein codes for MARVLRDGLRALLSEHYEVVGVSDEWNDIGFVISSNYRVTVLRRLDEGPATPSQIAGEWDVAITHVSRALNELRDRDLVELLVPENRRKGRVYGITEKGERIWEQIEAQNLVE; via the coding sequence ATGGCTCGAGTACTCCGAGACGGGCTCCGCGCTTTGTTATCCGAGCACTACGAGGTGGTCGGCGTGAGCGACGAGTGGAACGACATCGGTTTCGTCATCAGCTCGAACTACCGCGTGACGGTGCTTCGACGGCTCGACGAGGGGCCCGCGACGCCCTCGCAGATCGCGGGAGAGTGGGACGTCGCCATCACGCACGTCTCGCGGGCGTTGAACGAGCTGCGTGACCGCGACCTCGTGGAGCTGCTGGTGCCGGAGAACCGGCGCAAGGGCCGGGTCTACGGTATCACCGAGAAAGGGGAGCGTATCTGGGAGCAGATCGAGGCACAGAACCTCGTCGAGTGA